The window agaattttATATAAAGAATCTTTGATATTATCGTTTAAATCAAGGTCTTTAATTTTGTCCTTGATTTTGCAATcctttgcaaaatggcttattcgTCCACATTTATAATAGGCCTGAGGGTTTTTTGATCTAATAAAACCTTTTCTGGCTTTATGAAAAGCCTTCCTTCTTTGGGTCCGTTCATAACGTTTTTCAGTCCAACCCTTTTTCTTCTTGAAATCCTTCTTATTATGGGATTTCTTTCTATTAGAAGGAATGTCAATTGCAAATTGCTCACAAAATTCGCATAATTGTTGCCTCTCAATGAGATGATGTTTATTAATTTGTTGGTTTAGTTTGATCTCATTACATAGAGCTAAACCTTCCTGAGTGCATATACTGAATAGTTTACCATATGAGTAAGTATCATAATTGATACTCATCCATGTACCTCTAAGGGTTTTTCTAaccctttcagcaaataagggaGGGAGTCCATCTATGACTTTGGACTTCCAATGAGTACTTTTACTCTCTGGTAATTCCATCACTCTGGATAAGAAAACAACTTTATACCATCGAAAAGATGTAAGGGTTTTACACCTCAGTTTTTGGAGCATAGTTCTAATGGTTTCACTATTATCAGACCATCTTCCAGAGAAGTGTTCGATAATATTCATaactaaagaatagactgagttttgaacattcttttcttcttcagtCTTGGTCGTGTTCATTATTTGAAAGCGTTGGTCATGAGtgagataattatcccaccagccttTTAGCTTACCAGTAAATCCAGCTATAATCATTTCAGCAATTTCCCTATCCgtatttttattaactttacagatagtgatgtacataagcattctatgtactatTGTATAGATTTGTCTTTCAACAAGACCATCTATGTTCCATTCATAGATATCTGACCCACTGTAACCTTGGTGGTAGTGGTCATTGTCCTGTTCTTCTATTAGGACATCTTGAGAGGTTGGTCTAggataataaaacattttttggtATGGTTTACGAACATATTTTTTAGATATTTTATTAATCTCGTCATCTACCTTTAGAATACCGGGAGGCGTATGCTCTAAACTTAGAGGGTTAGCTCTAAATTCACCCAACTTCTTAATGAGAAGTTCCTCATTGTCATCCAGACTTCTTAATTTAAAGTCTCTTACCTCGGGAGGTGGTTGGATACCTGTAGTAGCGATTCGCTCCTTACCTTTAGTATCCTTCTACTGGATTTTTTTGACTTCAACTATAAGCTTGTCCCATTTTCATGAATCTTAGTAACCTGTTCACCCAGAATACTTACATACATATTAGTATAATTGTTTTGAGTTAGCATGGTATTCAGATTCTTGGCTGTTATTGTCGCAACATCATTTTCAAATATGTTTGAAAAAGCAgtacaataaataattttatccTTTTCACCCATTTGAAAAGATTGTTGTGGTGGAAAAATAGAATTAACAATTTTTCCACTAGTGAGCGTATAATCTCTTTCTACAACAGAAACATAGTTATTAACATGCTTAGACATAAACCAGTGAACAAAATCAATAATCTTATTCTTCTTGCTAATATCCTCATAAAAACCATGTCTAAAGAATTGTATTAATTCACTGCTCATGTTTTCATGAAACCATTTTCTGAAAACAACCCATTTGGGTTttagaaattcttctaaaattatttttcttgccgGTGAACCCGAGCTAAGATCTATTTGGCTTTCAATCATTAttaacaccatttgaaaaatccaTTTCGGATGCAATAGGTTCAAGGTCCGAATTAACCTTGACGATATTATCTCTACCAATGTTGATATTATCAATTGTATTAGTTTCTCTAATTTAAGTTGTGAATGCTCTAGATGGAAAATCTACCACATAATCAATTGGAGAGATAAAAGAAGAATT is drawn from Nicotiana tabacum cultivar K326 chromosome 22, ASM71507v2, whole genome shotgun sequence and contains these coding sequences:
- the LOC142176212 gene encoding uncharacterized protein LOC142176212; this encodes MIIAGFTGKLKGWWDNYLTHDQRFQIMNTTKTEEEKNVQNSVYSLVMNIIEHFSGRWSDNSETIRTMLQKLRCKTLTSFRWYKVVFLSRVMELPESKSTHWKSKVIDGLPPLFAERVRKTLRGTWMSINYDTYSYGKLFSICTQEGLALCNEIKLNQQINKHHLIERQQLCEFCEQFAIDIPSNRKKSHNKKDFKKKKGWTEKRYERTQRRKAFHKARKGFIRSKNPQAYYKCGRISHFAKDCKIKDKIKDLDLNDNIKDSLYKILLNSSPEVSDTDEEDFSTSKDLQVL